A DNA window from Calliphora vicina chromosome 1, idCalVici1.1, whole genome shotgun sequence contains the following coding sequences:
- the LOC135963498 gene encoding protein HGH1 homolog, with protein MESLAEFVQFLQPTQRLDLKAVALTHVLGLTGSPEGKSAILSLDDLIIAIFNLTADPTLAISKDTVLCLINLTADEEGAKKIFQTAKQVHPKFDIVAAAVTHITDENSELADPWTMVLSNLSRVESLAHEILDELEKDPKTLLNLAKAFAKLDYNKKKAKLHYLAPIFCNMTQTTRSRELFCHNKYNLLDKILPFASYEESIIRRGGTIGILKNICFDPVYHDIILRETDDILYAILYPLCGPEEFSDEENEMLPLELQYLPETKTREEDPDLRKMLLESLLQLCSTKKSREQLRQKGVYEILRELHKWEAKEGKDKECLLACENVVDILIKREDEIGLDDYKQVDVPEDVAVKFVKEDMDYLEDLL; from the exons ATGGAGAGTTTAGCGGAATTTGTGCAATTTTTGCAACCAACACAAAGATTGGATTTAAAGGCGGTGGCCCTAACACATGTATTGG GTCTTACTGGATCGCCTGAAGGAAAATCTGCTATTTTATCACTGGATGATTTGATTATAGCTATATTTAATTTAACTGCTGATCCAACTTTGGCCATTTCAAAAGATACCGTTTTATGTTTGATAAATCTAACAGCCGATGAGGAGGGtgctaaaaaaattttccaaacggCTAAACAAGTGCATcct AAATTTGATATAGTGGCCGCTGCCGTTACACATATTACTGATGAAAATTCTGAATTAGCTGATCCCTGGACTATGGTTTTAAGTAATCTTTCTCGCGTTGAATCGTTGGCTCATGAAATTCTAGATGAGTTGGAAAAAGATCCCAAAACTCTGCTGAATTTAGCAAAAGCTTTTGCTAAACTGGACTATAATAAAAAGAAGGCTAAATTACACTATTTGGCTCCCATTTTCTGTAACATGACTCAAACTACTAGGAGTCGTGAATTGTTTTGTCACAATAAATACAATCTATTAGACAAGATTCTACCTTTTGCCTCTTATGAAGAATCAATTATACGACGTGGTGGCACAATTGGTATTTTGAAGAATATTTGCTTTGATCCCGTGTACCACGACATAATTCTAAGGGAAACCGACGACATACTTTATGCCATTTTGTATCCACTCTGTGGACCGGAAGAGTTTTCGGATGAGGAGAATGAAATGTTGCCATTGGAGTTGCAA TACTTACCCGAAACCAAGACACGCGAAGAAGATCCAGATTTGCGTAAAATGCTATTGGAATCATTGCTACAATTGTGTTCAACAAAAAAATCGCGAGAGCAATTGAGACAAAAAGGTGTCTATGAAATTCTTCGCGAGCTACACAAATGGGAAGCCAAAGAGGGCAAAGACAAGGAATGTCTACTGGCATGCGAAAATGTTGTGgacattttaataaa AAGAGAAGACGAAATTGGTTTGGACGACTACAAACAGGTGGACGTACCCGAAGATGTGGCCGTTAAGTTTGTTAAAGAAGATATGGATTATTTAGAGGATCTGCTGTAG
- the LOC135963497 gene encoding uncharacterized protein LOC135963497, with the protein MPLPLLPLPFNLWSSTITTGLVCVILMTTITNVFAIDCFKCVSYNGANKACDDPFHNNYSTGILESPCMGGRKGRNGLFPATACIKIAGYYDDTGETITVRGCALDSGTLTTDTEIVRMSHCGKFYYDDRYVHGCLQSCSDSDACNTASQPLHISSTTSLRLKYLLISLVVILMNNYQLDTTR; encoded by the exons atGCCGCTGCCGTTGCTGCCTTTGCCTTTTAACTTGTGGTCTTCAACCATTACAACAGGACTTGTATGTGTCATATTGatgacaacaataacaaatg TTTTTGCCATCGACTGTTTCAAGTGTGTTTCATATAATGGCGCCAACAAGGCTTGTGATGATCCCTTTCACAATAATTACTCAACCGGCATATTGGAATCACCGTGCATGGGTGGGCGTAAAGGTAGAAATGGTCTATTTCCAGCTACAGCATGCATTAAAATTGCTGGTTACTATG ATGACACTGGTGAAACCATAACCGTTAGAGGCTGTGCTTTAGATAGTGGAACTTTAACCACAGACACGGAAATTGTACGCATGTCACACTGTGGTAAATTCTACTATGACGACAG ATATGTACATGGCTGCCTGCAAAGTTGTAGTGATTCCGATGCATGTAATACCGCCTCCCAACCTCTACACATATCATCAACGACATCGCTTAGATTGAAATATTTGCTGATATCATTAGTTGTAATATTAATGAATAATTATCAATTGGATACCACCAGGTAG